The following proteins are co-located in the Sandaracinaceae bacterium genome:
- a CDS encoding polyprenyl synthetase family protein, whose amino-acid sequence MCDEQGLAELATRLADLGDLVRWDMKDFENALNALPERAADPNVVSKSALHLIARGGKRLRPMCVALASRVGSGFSDQAREMGVAVELVHCATLLHDDVIDQSEQRRGAPAARMLYGNAASIFAGDWLLVEALRRVRVARVEGTLDRLLAIIEEMIFAEALQLENRGKIDTRRESYFKVVEGKTAALFRWAMYAGGRAGGLEEAACKTLEDYGTHLGMAFQLIDDWLDYAGDEQATGKALFTDLREGKMTYPLLHAYEQDPSLGALLGEILGADDEADPARTATLHETLRAALVRTGALDACRALALEHADRAAAVLSPLPDSRAIEALLTVAQATVHREA is encoded by the coding sequence ATCTGCGACGAGCAGGGGCTCGCGGAGCTCGCCACGCGCCTGGCGGACCTCGGCGATCTCGTCCGCTGGGACATGAAGGACTTCGAGAACGCGCTCAACGCGCTGCCGGAGCGCGCGGCCGATCCGAACGTGGTGAGCAAGAGCGCGCTGCACCTGATCGCGCGCGGCGGCAAGCGTCTGCGCCCGATGTGCGTGGCGCTCGCGTCGCGCGTGGGCTCGGGCTTCAGCGATCAAGCGCGCGAGATGGGCGTCGCCGTGGAATTGGTGCACTGCGCGACGCTGCTGCACGACGACGTCATCGACCAGAGCGAGCAGCGCCGCGGGGCCCCCGCCGCGCGCATGCTGTATGGCAACGCGGCCAGCATCTTCGCGGGTGACTGGCTGCTGGTGGAGGCGCTGCGCCGGGTGCGCGTGGCGCGCGTCGAGGGCACGCTCGACCGCCTGTTGGCGATCATCGAGGAGATGATCTTCGCCGAGGCGCTGCAGCTGGAGAACCGCGGGAAGATCGACACCCGCCGCGAGAGTTACTTCAAGGTCGTCGAAGGCAAGACGGCCGCGCTGTTCCGCTGGGCGATGTACGCCGGCGGGCGCGCGGGCGGCTTGGAAGAGGCGGCCTGCAAGACCCTCGAAGACTACGGAACCCACCTCGGCATGGCCTTCCAGCTGATCGACGACTGGCTCGACTACGCGGGCGACGAGCAGGCCACCGGCAAGGCCCTCTTCACGGATCTGCGCGAGGGCAAGATGACCTACCCGCTGCTGCATGCCTACGAGCAGGACCCGAGCCTGGGTGCCCTGCTGGGCGAGATCCTGGGCGCGGACGACGAGGCCGACCCGGCCCGCACGGCGACCCTCCACGAGACGCTGCGCGCGGCGCTGGTGCGCACGGGGGCTCTCGACGCTTGCCGCGCCCTCGCCCTCGAGCACGCCGACCGCGCCGCGGCCGTGCTCTCCCCGCTGCCCGATTCCCGCGCCATCGAGGCGCTCCTGACCGTCGCGCAGGCCACCGTCCATCGCGAAGCCTGA
- a CDS encoding ArsR family transcriptional regulator yields the protein MSRPARSLIAPSEPTDDTPEWWHVELEVAEAVGALMEFWGFKRQMGRLWTVLFMSPDPLDIAALGERLQLSPSAVSLTLAELHKWGAVRKTYVTGERRDFYSVEPRVWRLVRRVVERRELVLIRDASEAFSAADGALKELRVAGADRAAIAFKRRRLAYLRALASVGDRMVRAFVAGKTVDPSELSSAEEQV from the coding sequence ATGTCTCGACCCGCTCGCAGCCTGATCGCCCCCTCGGAGCCCACCGACGACACGCCGGAGTGGTGGCACGTCGAGCTCGAGGTGGCCGAGGCCGTCGGCGCCTTGATGGAGTTCTGGGGCTTCAAGCGGCAGATGGGACGCCTGTGGACGGTGCTCTTCATGTCGCCGGATCCGCTCGACATCGCCGCGCTCGGGGAGCGCCTGCAGCTGAGCCCCAGCGCCGTGTCCCTGACCCTGGCCGAGCTCCACAAGTGGGGCGCCGTGCGCAAGACGTACGTCACCGGCGAGCGGCGCGACTTCTACAGCGTCGAGCCGCGGGTCTGGCGCTTGGTGCGCCGGGTGGTCGAGCGCCGCGAGCTGGTGCTCATCCGCGACGCCAGCGAGGCTTTCAGCGCGGCCGACGGAGCCCTCAAGGAGCTGCGCGTGGCCGGGGCCGACCGGGCCGCCATCGCGTTCAAGCGGCGGCGCCTTGCGTATCTGCGTGCGCTCGCTAGCGTCGGCGACCGGATGGTGCGCGCCTTCGTGGCGGGCAAGACCGTCGACCCGAGCGAGCTCTCTTCCGCCGAGGAACAAGTCTGA
- a CDS encoding CHASE domain-containing protein, which produces MGLPPADPRKIKRARTLALLLFTVVSSVLGVVWIQQRAQWTATTNAQVQLATDQASLRLSDFVVARVLATAGLLESTRTGDDDEFVARALTVQSEFGGFQAINRVSPAGIIELVTPAAANSVALGRNVSLRPHAREAFLRAQRTGDVHMTDALELFQRGRGFAVYFPITEGPLAGHFVNGVFRVDPIITTALRGDLLEGYWIELVDDTGEVLTRPEEPDAVARREAERRPTSSVTFALVDRRWTMRAWPRDALWRQLRAGRPDEVFAFALLLVGLVSWLIYVQLMREVQRDRVAEERREMTRRLETTTKMESLGRLAGGVAHDFNNILTVVMGSARLVQREAGSNPRVASHVSAIMDAAERASALTRQLLSFARQIPTPVETLDLNQELRGLEPMLRRLTPARVTLTVSTGQEPLLVRGERSQLSQLFVNLVVNAIDAMPEGGPLRVRTRRDGHHVLIEVEDAGVGMDAATRNHIFEPFFTTKAEGEGTGLGLATVYGIVTSYHGKIDVDSAPGEGTTFRLRLPAARPTRRRNEQAAGR; this is translated from the coding sequence GTGGGCCTGCCTCCTGCCGACCCCCGGAAGATCAAGCGCGCCCGCACCTTGGCTCTCTTGCTCTTCACGGTCGTCTCCAGCGTGCTGGGCGTCGTCTGGATCCAGCAGCGCGCGCAGTGGACGGCCACGACCAACGCCCAGGTCCAGCTGGCCACGGACCAGGCGTCGCTGCGGCTGAGCGACTTCGTCGTGGCGCGCGTCTTGGCGACGGCGGGGCTGCTCGAGTCGACGCGCACGGGGGATGACGACGAGTTCGTCGCTCGGGCCCTCACGGTGCAGTCCGAGTTCGGCGGCTTCCAGGCCATCAACCGTGTCTCGCCCGCGGGCATCATCGAGCTGGTCACCCCCGCCGCCGCAAACAGCGTGGCGCTCGGCCGCAACGTCAGCCTGCGGCCCCACGCGCGGGAGGCGTTCCTCCGGGCCCAGCGCACGGGCGACGTCCACATGACCGACGCGCTCGAGCTCTTCCAGCGAGGTCGCGGCTTCGCCGTGTACTTCCCGATCACGGAGGGACCGCTGGCGGGGCACTTCGTCAACGGCGTCTTCCGTGTCGACCCGATCATCACGACCGCGCTACGCGGCGATCTGCTCGAGGGCTACTGGATCGAGTTGGTCGACGACACGGGCGAGGTCCTGACACGCCCCGAAGAGCCCGACGCGGTCGCGCGTCGAGAGGCAGAACGCCGCCCCACGTCCAGCGTGACGTTCGCGCTGGTGGACCGGCGCTGGACCATGCGCGCGTGGCCGCGCGACGCCCTCTGGCGGCAGCTACGCGCCGGGCGCCCCGACGAGGTGTTCGCGTTCGCGCTCCTGCTGGTGGGGCTGGTCTCGTGGCTGATCTACGTCCAGCTCATGCGGGAGGTGCAGCGCGATCGCGTGGCGGAGGAGCGCCGCGAGATGACGCGCCGGCTCGAGACCACCACCAAGATGGAGTCGCTGGGGCGCCTGGCCGGCGGGGTGGCCCACGACTTCAACAACATCCTGACCGTCGTGATGGGCAGCGCCCGCCTCGTGCAGCGCGAGGCAGGCAGCAACCCGCGCGTGGCGAGCCACGTGAGCGCGATCATGGACGCCGCCGAGCGGGCGAGCGCGCTGACGCGTCAGCTGCTGTCGTTCGCCCGGCAGATCCCGACGCCCGTCGAGACGCTCGACCTGAACCAGGAGCTCCGCGGACTCGAGCCGATGCTGCGGCGCCTGACACCCGCACGGGTGACACTTACGGTATCGACGGGTCAAGAGCCGCTGCTCGTGCGTGGGGAGCGCTCGCAGCTGAGCCAGCTGTTCGTGAACTTGGTGGTGAACGCCATCGACGCGATGCCCGAGGGAGGCCCCCTGCGCGTCCGCACGCGCCGCGACGGGCACCACGTGCTGATCGAGGTCGAGGACGCCGGTGTGGGGATGGACGCGGCGACCCGCAACCACATCTTCGAGCCTTTCTTCACGACCAAGGCCGAGGGCGAAGGGACGGGACTCGGACTCGCCACGGTGTACGGCATCGTCACGAGCTACCACGGGAAGATCGACGTCGACAGCGCGCCGGGCGAGGGCACGACCTTCCGGTTGCGGCTCCCTGCCGCGCGGCCAACGCGACGGCGAAACGAGCAGGCGGCCGGGCGCTGA
- a CDS encoding tetratricopeptide repeat protein: MSKLGSLVVATWVALSLSSAALAYAQPDVDERARVHFNSGRAYFDSGEYPRALQEFQAAYDLSQREELHYNLFLCHERIGNTADAIRELEAFLATNPPTRPQLEPRLHALRERQEREAAAADAERREREAIERRAAEAEAQAREAEARARDAHVGTAEREDEGARVHPGALVGYGVGAAGLATFAVAGILVVTHDGDFSRGCLPAGTCSRSDLDRQDRRALIADIGLGVGIAGAVTGLVIHLVTRPSNEADEDGPTARVTPVLAPGLAGAAVVGSF; the protein is encoded by the coding sequence ATGTCGAAGCTCGGGTCGCTCGTCGTGGCCACATGGGTCGCCCTCTCACTGAGCAGCGCCGCGCTCGCCTACGCGCAGCCAGACGTCGATGAGCGCGCTCGGGTCCACTTCAACTCCGGTCGGGCGTACTTCGACTCGGGCGAGTACCCGAGGGCGCTGCAAGAGTTCCAAGCGGCGTACGACCTCAGCCAACGCGAGGAGCTGCACTACAACCTGTTCCTGTGCCACGAGCGCATTGGAAACACGGCCGATGCCATCCGCGAGCTCGAGGCCTTCCTGGCGACCAACCCGCCGACGCGTCCCCAGCTGGAGCCGAGGCTCCACGCCCTACGCGAGCGGCAGGAACGGGAGGCCGCGGCCGCAGACGCGGAGCGCCGAGAGCGTGAGGCCATCGAGCGTCGCGCCGCGGAGGCCGAGGCCCAAGCTCGCGAGGCCGAGGCTCGCGCGCGCGACGCCCACGTGGGCACCGCGGAGCGCGAAGACGAGGGAGCGCGCGTGCACCCTGGTGCGCTCGTCGGCTACGGAGTCGGCGCCGCGGGGCTCGCGACGTTCGCCGTCGCGGGCATCCTCGTCGTCACGCACGACGGCGACTTCAGCCGCGGCTGCCTCCCCGCCGGGACGTGCTCGCGGTCCGACCTCGACCGACAAGACCGGCGCGCGTTGATCGCCGACATCGGGCTCGGGGTCGGGATCGCCGGTGCGGTGACGGGCCTCGTGATTCACCTCGTGACCAGGCCCTCGAACGAAGCGGACGAAGACGGGCCGACCGCGCGCGTCACGCCGGTGCTCGCTCCTGGGTTGGCAGGCGCCGCGGTCGTCGGCTCCTTCTGA